AGCATGGACAGCACTTCGATCAATACACCTTCAACCGCCCGGGCGACGGCACGATTTCCCGCCCTGGGACCAACATTCATGAGCGCCGATGATGCGGCCTATTGGGCGCATCGGCAGATTGGCGCGCGCTATGACCAGCACTACGGCGGCGTAATCCTGCAACGGGCCGACGGTAAATATCAGCCCACGTTTCCTGTGCCAGGCAAGAAAGGGCGTTTCGATTTCGACACCCTGCTGTCTGCCGACAACCCTGGGGAGCTGTTCGTCTCCCCTGGCTACAGTGGCGCTGCGTATTACTTGTCCCATTCGGCCAATCACGCCGAAGTCCTGCGTGTTCACCCAGGCTGGACGAACGAGCAGATCAAGTTGAGCCTCGGTTTTTTTTCGAGACACTACATCCTCAGCGACATGCAGGATTCGGGTGCCTATGGACAGCGCCACTATTTATCGGGGCCGGATGGCTCGCTGATCAAATACGAGTCCACTCAACCGGCAGAGGAGAAAAAGCTCTTTGAGGTGGCGTTCAAGGCTTTCGGGCCGTTCTCCGACGTTGAGCGATTGATTCAAAAATTGGCCACGACCGGCACGCTGAGCGTACTGGTACCCAACGCTCAGTGGGGCGGAGTGCGAGGAAACGTGTCGGCGAGCTGGAGCCTCGGTACTGCCGCGCAGCGAAGTCCGACGCCGGTACAGCCGTTTTTTTGTGCGGTGTCCGATCAAGTGGACAAGGCGATAGAAGCCGCAGCAACGACGCTCCCCCCGACGTCCGACAGCCTTTATCTAGGGTTTGTGGTGACCTCTGCCGGCAGCTCGGAATGCATGGCGACCTATCCGGTTCTTTCCAGCAATCCGGCAGCCGAACTGTTCAAAACATTTCCGATGCGAGCGGATCGCAAGTTGGAGCCTTTGCTCGATTTCGACCTCAACGGCGTCTATTTCATATCGCACAGTGATGGGGCGCAGAGTGCCAACGAGCCTTGGCTGTATGAGCGGTTTTTTTCACCGGACGAGCTGGCGGCTGGCATCAGGTTTTCGCTGTGGGATGTTTACCGGCAGGAGTACCCGGACTATCTGAAGGTGTACGCCCGGACCCGCGACGGTGCCGTTTTGCAGTACCAGCCTTCGGCGCACCAGCGTGAAGCTGCGCTGAAGGACAGCACAGACTTCAACGCGCGACTGAAGGAAGGTACGCTCAAGCCTGCGGTTTACGTCAAGCAGGTGGCAGCAGCCGGCGAGTTGACGGTGCTGAAGGACAGCGCGTTATGGGATGTTGTCGGGAACGTTGGCACCGACTGGCAACCCTATGCGAGGTCAAGACGTTTGAGTCCCGCTTTCCTCCTCGCCGACGATGCTGCACGGTTTGCGCATGGGTACATCGGCAGCCGCCGTGAACAAGGCTTTGTCGGGATGATTTTGCAGGATCAAGACAAGCGTTTTGTCGCCACTGAGCCGGTTATCGGCGCGCAGCCGCGGTTTGCCCTGGACCGGCTCTGTCCTCTCGACGCCTCAGGAGCACCGATCGTACTGCTCGAGGGACACTCGTTTTATGGGTTGTACGCTTCACGCTGGCAAACGGACTCAAGTGCTGTTGTCCGTGCCGACGCGGAAGAGCAATTGACGCAGGCGCAAATGTTCACCACCGAGGACATTCGCTCAGTGCTCGCCAAGAGCGCGCATGTTGCCGATTTTTACCTCTCGGGTTCGCCAGACAGCCTGCTGGCTTACAGCCCCGATTTATCGAAAGTGGCCGCTCGCAACAAGGTGAAAGAGCGAGTTACCTTGCTTGCCGATGATTCCACCTTGATAGATCGGGAGCTGGCAGTCGGCACACTGGCACCCGATGCCGTGGTCGAAGAATTGGCCGGGACTGGCCGATTGCGTGTGGTCGCGGGCAATGATGTGTGGGGGCCGCGGGGAACGGTGCTGGGTGATGAATCAGCGCCCGCAGGCGTTTCCGTTCCGGTGCTCGGCGCGATTTTTTCCAATGCCGAAGACGCGGTGCTGAACGCCCGTCATCGCGCCCGGCTCGACTACCGTGCGGCGGCTGCGGGTTGGGGTTTTATCCTTAAGCACAAGGACCGCGAAGAGTATGTGGCGACCGAAACGGTGCCTGCCAGCCACCTGGGGGCGCTGAACCAGGCTAGCGACTTTGGCGCGCCCGTATTGATCGACGAGTTTCGCACCCTCGCGCTTTATTACTCGGCAAGCTGGATTCCCGATGGGTTATCGACAACGGACGCCTGGTTTGCCCGTCATTTTGCTTCCATGACCGAACTGGCTGCGGCGATCCATGACGACGATGGCACCCAACGCCTTACGCATTTTCAGGACCTGAGCGTTTTTATCGCGACCCTGGATGGGGCCTTGTTGCGCTATCAATATTCGGCCACCTCAACACAATTCGACGCGAACGGTTTGCAGCAGCTCAAGTCGCTGTTGCTCAACGCCACGCCGCCCTTTGCCAACGTCATTCAATGGATCGCCAAGGCCGGAGAGCTGAAGGTGCTGCGTACCAGTGAGCTGTGGGACGAGACGGGCATTGTCGGCGCCGATTGGAAATCCTATGTACAGCTCCAGCGACGAGCGCTCAGCCCGGTCTTTGTGTCGCAGGATGATGCAGTGCGCCATGCGCTGGAGCAGTTGGGCTCGCGGCGAGAGCGGATCTACGGTGGCCTGGTGCTGCGTCGGCTCGATGGTTTGTTTGTCGCAACATTGCCGGTGGCCGTCGAGGTCGAGAATTTCCCTGCCAGCTGGATTCGCCTGGACGAGTTGATCGAGCAGGGACTGTTTCTGGCCGGGAGCACGGTTGTCGCCCGCTACCATTCGCGAATGCAGGTCGAACCGATTTTCGCGCTGTCGAACCGCGAGCGGGACGTGTACCTCACCATGTTCTCCACTGATTTTCTGGCGGCAATCCTGAGCGGCTCGTCGCTTTCGCCCGGCAAGGAATATCTGCTGGGGCTCGACGGCAGCCTCATCAGCTACACCCTCAGCGCCAGTGCTGCGGAAAAACAACTCGCGCGGTCATTGGCGTCCCCCAGTCAATTGCAGCGCCGGCACACCCCGATAGAGCTGCAAATGCGCAATGGCACGCTGACCCCGAGTGAATACGTCAATCAGGTTGCAAGAGCCGGTCGGTTGCAAGTGATCAAAGGCAGCCGACTGTGGGGCAAGGCCAGGCAGTTGTCGGTATGGAGCGCTTATTCCGAGGGAGGCCCTTCGCAAGTGCATCGGTCGGCTATTGCTGATCCGGCGTTCAGTCCGGTCTTCACGCAAATGGACGACGCCGTACGGCATGTCCACCGAGCGGTTGGCGTTCGAACCGGATTGATGTTCGGGTTCATACTCAAGGCGCTGAACGCCGAGCGGTATGTGACGACGATGCCGATCGACGGGCGGCAAGGAAGTCTCGCCGTCGAGAAGGTATTTCCCGACGGGCTATTGCCTCTGGGGTACCGCGTGGAGGGGATTTTTCTGTGTTCCTCGGCCGGAGCGGGGCGACTGCCGCACGACTTGAATCAGAGTTTCATCTCGCCTCGGGATCTGATGTACGGGTTGGACGCTGTCCGTGTGCGCACGGAGGCAGTCACTGCTTTCCTCTCCGTCTTTGTGTCCTGTGCCGATGGCGCCTTGTTGCGATACAAGCCCAAGTCCATCGCACCAGAGTGGACCCAGTTGCAGGTCGCGCTCGCCTACGAAAAGGTCCTGCAATCTGGAAGCGAAACGCTGTTCGAATATCTGCGTAAAGTGATCGCAAACGGTGAGTTGCAGGCAGTGGTGCGCAGCGCTTTCTGGTCGCCGTTCAGGGTGGACTCCCGAGGTGTCAAAACCGGCATCGGGTTGGTGAGATGGGCGCCGGATAACAGCTTTGCCCTCGGGCCTGTATTCGCACATGCCGATGATGCGGCTCGTTCGGCCCAAAGACAGATTGGCGATTACGTTGCTCAGGAGTTTCTGGGGGGGATCCTGATGCATGAGGCGAGCGCTTCATTCGTTGCTGTCGAGCCGCTTGAAGACGGCCCCGACAGTGGCGCTGCCAGTTCGCTGTTTTACTCGGGGGTGGGCGGGCCCATTGCCCCTGTTTCCATACCGGGGGCGCAACCATTGCCATTACCGATATTTCCTCCGGACTACAAATGGGTCGCCGTCCATCAGTTCTACAAACGCTTCAACCTGTTGGTCAAGGACCCCTCTGCGATGGATCGATTGCTGCTGGATAACCTGGCCCTGGCGGACCTGTGGTTCAGCCGGGACGTGGTGAAAAAGAGCGGGGTCTCCGGCGGTAGTTGCTACTTCTCCGGTCGCGGGGGCGCGCTGTTCAAATTCACCCCCAGTTTCTCGGCACAGGAAACCGCATTTTTCAATGAGGAAGCAAAGGACGGGGTCGCTGCTTACCTCGCTCGACTCGCAGGCGTCGGCCGGCTTGAAGTCGTGGACACCGATGGTTACTGGCGCCGCCTCGGACGTCTGGACTCGACCTGGACGCCGACGGTACAACCGGACGTGAAGCCAGACCGTGACGAGCTGTAGAACGCCTGATGAGCCGTGCCCACACGTACGCAAGCAGTTCGGGGGGGAGGAATAACTATGTACCGCCATGGGCGTATTTCACAGTGCGACAGTGAGTGTTCAATGAAGACTCACTGGAGTACTCCCATCATGGATGAACAACCTCAACAGCCTGACTCGACAACTGCTGTATCAACATTAAGTGTATTGGGCCGGACCTTTCTTTCGGCAGACGACGCCGCCTGTTATGCCCACGAACGGGTAGGGCGGCGCCGTAATCGCGGTTACTACGGCTATATCCTCCAGCGAGATGATCAGCGGTACGTGATTACTGAGCCCGCCGAACAATTGGCCAGTTCGAGTACGCATCACGAGCGTGTCCCCGACAATCATGTCTTGCACAGTCGGTTTTACGCTCACCCCGCGCTTTCGACACTCGACGCACACGCAGCAGCGGATCTGGAATGGTCCGTCGAAGATGCGGCAACGAGCTTGCTGATGTTCAGTGTCAAAGCGTTGCGTAATAGCCTCGCAACCGACCTGTCGGCCTATCTGTCGGGGGCCGAAGACAGCTTGATCCGGTTCACCCCGGACAGCTCTCGCTCGCAGGCACTGCTCAAACAGTTGGGAACCAGCCAATCGCCCGGCAAGCTTGCCCTCGACCTGGAAAAGGGCGTGGTCAAACCGGAACAACTGGTGACAGAGGCGGCGGCCGCTGGCGATTTGCAGGTCATTATCAGCAACGGTCGCTGGCGACCTCGGGGGAAAGTCACGGAGCACTTCGTTCCCGGCCCCTGGGAACGGAATGTCCCGGAGAGAGTGTCGTTGGGTGCGGTGTTCCAGTCGGCCGACGCAGCGGCGCTCGATCGTTATGCCCGAAACACCGGACAACGTGATGAAGGACAGACCTGGTTCGGCTTCATTCTCAAGCACAGGGACAAAGAAGAATATGTCGCTTCAGAACTGGTTCCCGTCAGCTATCCAAGAGACAAGCTTTTCCTGGAGCGCAGTGTGTTCCGACGTTCCCCAACGTCCGGGGACTATGTTTATCCCGAGTCCTTCGCTCCTCACTCCTATTTCTATTCGCGCCAGCGGGTTAACCATGAGCGGGATGCGCCCCGACGCTGGCTGGCCGAGCATTTCATTGTTCCGAAAGATTTGTGGGTCGCTGTCTACAACGCCAAAAAACGCCCTGTCTTCGGGGAAAGAATTCCGGCGCTGCTTTACGTGTCGACGCCGGATGGCGCACTGCTGAAGTACGAGCCCCGACCGGACACCCCGCTGTTCGACAACGATGTTCCGAACATGGGCCTGGAGGCCATTCAAAACAATCTGGCCAAGGGCGTGTCGAGCGCAACCGATTTTGTCGCGACGGTCGCCCGCAACGATGCATTGCACGTGTTGCGCACCAGTGTGTGCTGGGACAGGAAAGGGCTGGTGGGCGCCAATTGGGCGCCGAGCCAGAACGTGCAGCGTCGTTCGCTCGGTCCGGTGTTCCTGACGGCCGATGACGCCGCCGTGCATGCTCGTTCACAAGTGCCTGCCGGCACGCCAAGGGCATTCGGTGGTCTGATTCTCCAGCGCTCTGATGGGCGTTTTGTGGCCACTGATCCTGCCGATATCCCCCAGGAAGACTTCGATATCAAGTGGATCTTTGCGGATGCAGCGATCGAGCTCGGTCAGTTTCCGACAGACTGCACGATCGTGGCGCGTTATCGCTCACGGGTGCTGCGCGCGTTACCCGTCCTGTTATCGGACGTCGACAAAGAGCTCTATCGCAACATGCTCTCTGTCGATACCGTTTACACCGCCTTCATGCGCAGAACACAGGCGCTCGATGAATACCTGTTTGCACCCGACGGATCGATCATCCGTTACCGGATCGGCACATGGGAGCGCATCCGCGCGGACCTGGGCATAGCGATCAGCCTGTCGGGTAAGCCGGCTCGTGATCTGGACGCCACCTGGATCAAGGATCAGATCCATGCCGGTACGTTGACGCCG
This DNA window, taken from Pseudomonas fluorescens NCIMB 11764, encodes the following:
- a CDS encoding DUF4329 domain-containing protein; its protein translation is MYRPLRCAILMMRDSQSGEQSMDSTSINTPSTARATARFPALGPTFMSADDAAYWAHRQIGARYDQHYGGVILQRADGKYQPTFPVPGKKGRFDFDTLLSADNPGELFVSPGYSGAAYYLSHSANHAEVLRVHPGWTNEQIKLSLGFFSRHYILSDMQDSGAYGQRHYLSGPDGSLIKYESTQPAEEKKLFEVAFKAFGPFSDVERLIQKLATTGTLSVLVPNAQWGGVRGNVSASWSLGTAAQRSPTPVQPFFCAVSDQVDKAIEAAATTLPPTSDSLYLGFVVTSAGSSECMATYPVLSSNPAAELFKTFPMRADRKLEPLLDFDLNGVYFISHSDGAQSANEPWLYERFFSPDELAAGIRFSLWDVYRQEYPDYLKVYARTRDGAVLQYQPSAHQREAALKDSTDFNARLKEGTLKPAVYVKQVAAAGELTVLKDSALWDVVGNVGTDWQPYARSRRLSPAFLLADDAARFAHGYIGSRREQGFVGMILQDQDKRFVATEPVIGAQPRFALDRLCPLDASGAPIVLLEGHSFYGLYASRWQTDSSAVVRADAEEQLTQAQMFTTEDIRSVLAKSAHVADFYLSGSPDSLLAYSPDLSKVAARNKVKERVTLLADDSTLIDRELAVGTLAPDAVVEELAGTGRLRVVAGNDVWGPRGTVLGDESAPAGVSVPVLGAIFSNAEDAVLNARHRARLDYRAAAAGWGFILKHKDREEYVATETVPASHLGALNQASDFGAPVLIDEFRTLALYYSASWIPDGLSTTDAWFARHFASMTELAAAIHDDDGTQRLTHFQDLSVFIATLDGALLRYQYSATSTQFDANGLQQLKSLLLNATPPFANVIQWIAKAGELKVLRTSELWDETGIVGADWKSYVQLQRRALSPVFVSQDDAVRHALEQLGSRRERIYGGLVLRRLDGLFVATLPVAVEVENFPASWIRLDELIEQGLFLAGSTVVARYHSRMQVEPIFALSNRERDVYLTMFSTDFLAAILSGSSLSPGKEYLLGLDGSLISYTLSASAAEKQLARSLASPSQLQRRHTPIELQMRNGTLTPSEYVNQVARAGRLQVIKGSRLWGKARQLSVWSAYSEGGPSQVHRSAIADPAFSPVFTQMDDAVRHVHRAVGVRTGLMFGFILKALNAERYVTTMPIDGRQGSLAVEKVFPDGLLPLGYRVEGIFLCSSAGAGRLPHDLNQSFISPRDLMYGLDAVRVRTEAVTAFLSVFVSCADGALLRYKPKSIAPEWTQLQVALAYEKVLQSGSETLFEYLRKVIANGELQAVVRSAFWSPFRVDSRGVKTGIGLVRWAPDNSFALGPVFAHADDAARSAQRQIGDYVAQEFLGGILMHEASASFVAVEPLEDGPDSGAASSLFYSGVGGPIAPVSIPGAQPLPLPIFPPDYKWVAVHQFYKRFNLLVKDPSAMDRLLLDNLALADLWFSRDVVKKSGVSGGSCYFSGRGGALFKFTPSFSAQETAFFNEEAKDGVAAYLARLAGVGRLEVVDTDGYWRRLGRLDSTWTPTVQPDVKPDRDEL